The Candidatus Obscuribacterales bacterium DNA segment TGTGCCGATTACATTAAGAGTTGCGCCACCAGCATTAGTGACATTAACCTGATTCGCAGCATATGCTCTTAAATTTGTAGCAGCGGTGCTGGCTGTTATGCTGCCATTGCTGCTTTCCAAATCAACTGTGTTGGCAACGATAGAGGAAGAGGTGACAATGCTGCCAAATGCATTCAATCCGTAAGTGCCACCGAAACTAACAGCGGAATTGATGTTTGCCATGCTCGCAGTGCTACGCAGATAAGTATTGCCACCACTTGAATAACTTGTAATTGAACTGCTGGAAGTTTTCAACGGATCAGCTAATGTGCCCAGGCTTCCGGTTGCGGACATAAGCAACAAAGAAGTTCCAGCAATTGAGCATGTTGCGCATCCTACCGACTGACTAACTCCTGCTGCGCCAAAGCCGAGCATGGTGACATTGCCTATGGAAGCACCGCTACCTTGATAAGCAAGGTTAGTTACAGGACCGGAAAGTCTAATTCCCGTTGCACCACCAGCTGCCAACATTTGCGCATAGCCGGCTGTCTGATAGCCGAGGCTACCGCCATAGGTATTGTTGCCGGAGAAGTTATTCAAATAAATGTTGCCGGTAGAAGCAATTGGCACAAGGGTCCGGCTATCACCGCCGAAATCCAATGTAATACCAACAGGTGTGCCGCTCGAGCCTATATCACTTGTGTAAACACCTGGATAAATGTTAACAGAACCTGGTTTGACCGAAATTGTGGTGTTGCTGCTTATTGACGAAGGATTAGATGCGGGATTGTTGTAGAACAAATACGCCGAAGGCGTTGGACTATTGGCGTATGCACTTTGCAAGGAGAAGGAGATGAAACCGTTACCAGAGGCAGCAGAGCCATTTGTTCCCGTTGGATTATTTGCAGCGCCCAAGAAAATGTTACCGGCATATCCGGCAGTTGCAACACCCGAGCTTGTATCAAGCGTACCCAACGTAACAGCCGGCGTTGACGCCGAGCCTGATGAAACGAAAATATTGCCGGCAATATTATTAGTATTGCTTGTTGATATTCCAGATGCAGTTATTTGACCCTGAGCAACAAGCGATACCGAACCGGAGGGCGAAGTGCGACCGCTTGCATTGACGGCGCCAGTCAAATTGATATTGCCCGCCATGCTCAAGATCTTCACGTTGCCGCCACTACCATAATTGGTTTGTACATCGGTATTGTTATAACCGGAAGAATTCACGGCACCCAGTACTACACTATTTCCCGAGAAGATACTGACATTGCCACCACTGCCGTTGGTGTTATTCATGAAATTGATGTTGCAACAATAGGTGTAATCAAGACGACTAGACGAATTTATATACCCTAAATCTGTTGTGGTGCCCGAATAAACTGTTACGCTTCCACCGGTTCCCACACTACTGTCCCAGGATCTTACCTGTCCTGATGTATCGATATAACCACCACTAGTTGAAGATCCCGATGAAACGGACACATTTCCGCCATGCCCTGAGACAGCAACTGCATTTAAATTGGCAAGACCATAGGCATCTATATTGCCAAATGTGGAAGATGTGCCTGAGGCAATGCTGATGTTGCCGCCATTGGCTGCTGATCCGGACCAAGAGCGACCATAACTCTCTATATTGCCAACATTTGTAAATGTGCCTGATGAAATAGTAACAGTGCCACCGTTGGCAGTCGAACTACTCATGTTTCTTCCGTAAGCTGCGATAGCACCCGTGATAGTGGACGTACCAGACAAGATCGTGACATTTCCTCCATTAGCCGTGCCGCCGTCCCTGAATCCACGCGAATCGAGATTGCCGGCGACAGTATAGGTTCCAGAATAAATGCTGATATCAGCTCCGGAATCTATTGCATCGGTAGAAGCGAGATTACCAATTGAAGAATAGGTTCCTGATTGAACAGATAAGGCGAAGCCGAAATTATTCAAGTTGCCTATTGCCGATGAGCCGCCTGAAATTATATTGGCCGCGCCGCCGCTAAAGTTGCCTATAGACGTATTGCCTCCGGCGGTAGAACCCAACGTACTCCACCAGGTGAGAGCTTCGATATCACGAGTTACGATATTGCCACCAGCAGTTAAATAAATACCACCGCCGGTTCCCGGACAGCATGCAGTCTGCAACTGTGATATATTGCCCAGAACAGTCAAACTGTTGCCCGCGCTGAAGTTATATACCGGTGTAAGCCCTATATTGTTCCGCAACGACACGCCACCAAAGGCTGCCAGATCGATATTCTCTGCACCCATAGCAAGATAATTGCTTGAGCGCAGTACCAAATAGCTTGGTGTCTGGAAAATGACGTGACGCGTGCCACCATTTGTAGTAAATGGCGTGCTACTCTCATAATAGACACCGCCATTAGTCAGAAAAGCAATATTGTCGGCAGCGTTGCTCGATGCCTGGGTCAAACCATTCAATAAAATAGCGTGTGGTCCAACGCCTATATTTATTGGTGCCACCAATTGCGTATCATTGTTGGTGTTTATAGACAGACTGACAAAGCTATTGCTGGCTGCCTGGTAACCGCCCGGTCTTATGTTTATTGACGTAGTCGGTGTGACATTCAAAGAAGTCGGTACTGTAGTTGCCGCACCTGCCAATCCATAAATGAAATTCGTGCCAGCCGTTCCGCCAGTTTGTGTAAAGTTACCGGCAGATGCAGATATGTTGGCTGGATTAGTTGCCGACACCGCAGCAGCAGACAGCAGTATGATATTGCCCGCTTTGTCACCCAATCCATTGTTGGTAGCGCTTGTATTTATTGTGCCAACCGAAATGGCTGTACTGTTGGTCGAGCCACTGGATATGAATACTGAGCCACCCAAAGCGCTCGTGCTGGCTCCATTTGCAATTGCCTTGGCTGAGATTGCACTGGTTGCACTTATCGAACCGGAAGCCACTAACGACACGGGTCCGGCAATGCCGTTTAGTCCGCCGGCATCAGTTGTTATTGTGCCTGAAACCGTTATGCCGGCATTTGTTGTGTTACCGCCGGAATTGCCCAAAAGCACAAGTCCACCAGCAGTTGATCCCGATGTGTTCAAAGAACTAATAGTAATTGCATTTGACGTTGTGAGATTACCTGTGGAGGCGACAAAGTAACCACCGGCACCCGTTGTGGCCGAGGTATTTACATTACCCACCGTCATGCCGTCAATTGAAACGATATTGATATTGCCACCTGTTGATCCTGTGGCCGAAATATCGGCAGTAGTGACAGACCCATGAGAACCAAAAACACTAATTGAGCCACCTCGCCCCGTACCTAGACCGTTCGCACTTAGCGTGTTTGCAACAGTTATAGTCGGAGCACTTAAGTAAATATGTCCAGCGTCGCTATTGTTAACTGCAGTTGAACCGCTTAACGTGCCAGTCACCGTAACTGCTGAACTAGACGTCAGACTAAAAGAAGTTGTGCTACCGGAAGTGCCAATAAGAGCGAGTGGAGCTCCGCCTTGATTAGTAATATTTACTTGGTTATTGGCATACGCCATAAGATTGCTTGTCGACACACTGGCATTTACATATCCGTTTGTGCTTTGAAGACTGATGGAATTCGCCCGCAGTGTTGTCGCACTGTTGATATTGGCAAAAGCACTCAACTGATAAGTTCCAGCAGTGAAAGCACTGAGCATTGAGGTGGTTGCTGACGTTGCCAGATAAGTGCTGCCGCCGGCACTAAAAGTATTAAGCGAGCCGATACTTGTTTGCAATGGATTAGCCAGAGAGCCAAGACTGCCGGCAGCCGACAAAAGCGTTAGAGAACTTCCTGATATCAAACAGGAGCCACACGATCCTGCTTGGCTTACTCCGGCATTACCAAACCCAAACAACGTGACACTTCCTTTGGCACTGGCACTTCCCAGCATTGCATTAGCCGACACCGGTCCGGAAAGAGTAATTCCTGTGCCGCCCGATGAGCCCAACAAAACAGAATATCCTGGAGACTGATAAGCCAGGCTGCCACCGACATTGTTGTTGCCGCTGAAGCTGCTTAAATACATATTGCCCGTTGTAAGCACAGGCACAATTGTCCGGCTGTCTCCACCAAGATCAAGAGTAAGACTTACAGGACTTCCACTTGAACCAATGTCGCTTCCGTAGAGTCCCGGCAAAATATTTACGCTTCCTGATTTTACTGATAGCGTTGTGTTGGAACTAATGCCCGATGGGTTACTCGCCGGATTGTTGTAGAAAAGATAAGCTGCTGGAGTGGCTGTGCCGGTTTGACTGCTTGCTTGAGAAAACGATATGAAACTATTGCCTGTTGTAGCAGTGCCGTTGGTACCTGTCGGGTTATTGGCGGCACCCAAGAATATCTGACCGGCATAAGAAGCACCAGCCACCCCTGAGCTAGTATCAAGAGATCCCAGGGTAACTGCAGGCGTTGTTGCCGAACCGGAAGAAACAAAGATGTTGCCGGCATAACTGTTGGCGTTAAATGTGGAAATTCCGTTAGCTGTAATTGTTCCTGATGATAAGAGCGAAACTGAGCCTGAACCGGTAAAGCGACCTCCTGTATTAATAAGTCCAGTGACTGCAAGATTGCCACCGGCGCCCACAAGAACAACATTGCCCCCATTGCCATAATTAGTAGTATTTGTTCCGTTATTAAATCCTGTGGCAGTTATGGCGCCCACTGTGACTGATGTGCCGGACAAGACGGAGACATTACCGCCATTGCCGAAAGTGTTGCCCATAAGACCGCCGTTGCAACAGGCTGTGTAGTTGTTACTGCCGGCTGTGTTTATGGTATCGATAACGGTCGATGTACCGGAGTAGATGCTCACGTTACCGCCGCTGCCGTTGCTGCTGTCGTAACTCTTTGTAGAACCGGAAGTATTTATAGTGTTACCAGTTGTCGAAGTACCTGAGTAAATACTTACAGTGCCTCCCATACCATTGACGTTGATTGCATTGGCCTGATTAAAGCCGGAAGTATTGATTGTGCCAAACGTAGATGATGTCGCCGAATAAATACTGACATTGCCACCGCTTGCCGAGAGGAATGAGTTCGTGCCATTGGTAGTAAATCCGGAAGCATTTATATTACCCAAGAGTGAAAAGGTGCCGGATTGCACATTAATATTGCCACCGTCTGACTGCGCACCTTGGTTGTTTGTCGCATAAGAACTCAAGTTGCCTGTCGTCGTAGACGTACCGGAAATGACATTGATGTTGCCGCCTAGAGCAGTACCGTTGACGTTGGTTCCCGAAGCATCAATATTGCCTGCTGTTGTGTATGTGCCGGAATAGATGTTTATGTCACCGCCTGTCGTGCTGGCGGTGCTTATATTGCCTAAATATGAGTAGGTTCCGGAACTGATTGTCACGGCAGTGCCTGTCGTTGTTATATTGCCAACATTGGAATGCGCAACTGAACTAATTGAAACGGCACCGGCATTGGCGGTAATTTTACCCAGCGAAACCGAACCACCGGAATAAATATCCATTGGGGAGTTGAAGGTAACTGCGTCGATGTTTTTGGTGATAATCGAATTACCGGCGTTCATATACAAATAGCCGGTTGACGGACAGCAAGAATTTCTTGAAATGGACATGTTGCCCAAAACAGTCAAGTTGTCCGCGGCATTTAGGACCAACGCCGCGTCAAGATTGAGAGTGTTGGAATACGTAAAGCCGCCAAAAGAGGCGATGTCTATATTTCGTGCCCCGATATAGCTATAGAAGTACGAGTTGTCCGTAAAAGTCGATGGAGTAGCTGCTACAAAGTATTGCGTGCCACCGTTAACCACTAGAGGCGTATTGCTGGAATAGGAAATGGCACCAGCCGTAATAAGTGCAATGTTGTCCAGCTTGTTGGAAGAACCCTGGTTCAATGCTGTGAGTGTTAGTGAGGTACCACCGGCACCTGCACCAATGTTAATAGGCACAACCAATTGCGTATCGTTGTTTGTGTTGACGGTTATCGATCCACTAGTCGTTGCTTGATAGCCGCCCGGTCTTATGTTAATCGATGCCGTCGGAGTGACATTGAGATTTGTCGGCACTGTCGTTGAAGCACCGGCTAATCCATAGATGAGGAAGCTGCCGGCAGTGCCTCCTGTTTGCGTGAAGTTAGAACTGGATGCGGAAATATTGCTTGGATTGTTGCCTGACGAGCCCGTAGCAGACAAAAGAATGATATTGCCTGCGACATCGCCTGAACCGTTATTAGTTGCACTCGTGTCAATTGTGCCGGCCGTAATTGCCGTTGAGCCAGTGCCGCCGCTGGAAATAAAGACAGAACCGCCACGCGCCGAGGTGCTTGAACCGTTAGCCGTGGCTTTTGCTGAAATTGAAGAAGCGATATTGACCGCCCCCGAACCGACAATTGAAACAGGTCCCGCTCGTCCGTTAAATCCTGTTGCGTCAGTCGTAATTGCACCGGTTACAGAGACATTTGTACCGGAAGTGGTGGCAGCAGAATTAGCGAGAAGAACTAATCCACCATCACTGCCTGATGTGTTTATCGAGCCGACTGTCAGAGTGGCCGAATTAGTTGTGTTGCCTGTGGCCGCAACTAAATAACCTCCTTTGCCAGTAGTGCCCGACAAATTGATATTGCCTAAGCTAAGTCCATTTGTCGAGACAGCATTGACATTGCCACCTGTAACACCAGTAGCAGTGATACCAGTTGTTGTTATAGAACCATTGGTAGCAAGTAATGCAATTGAGCCGCCTTGTCCTGTGGCACCTCCGGTTGAACTAAGAGCGCCTAGAGAGACAGCGCCTCCTGTGGCACGGACATCGATGACTGCACTAGCAGCAGAAGAATTGGCACCACTTACTGTGATATCTGCCAAGGTGACGTTTCCAAATGATCCCGAGCCATTGGCAGTCACTGAAACTTGATTGTTGTTTGTCAGAAGGCTGACGGTAGACATGTTCACATTACCACCCGAGCCGCTCGTGCCTGTGATGTTGTAGTTGGCAGCACAATTCGTACAAGCTATTGGACTGGTACCGCCTGTTGTTGTAAAAGTTGCACCGGCTGCTAAGACAATTTTGCCGCCGGCAGCACTGCCACTGGAAGCATCAATCACAGCATTGCCCGGAGCCGTGCCGGCAGTAATACTGCCCGTGGCCAATCCGACAAAGTCGCCACCGGATGTGGAAAATGTCGAGCCGCCGGAAAATAATCCGCTCAAATCAAGATCGCCACCTTGAGCATAGTAAACAGGATCGCCTGTAAGATTCATCGAGGCAATAGATAAGTTGCCGACTTGCGAGCCAACGATGGCTGTTCCACCAGAAACGTTTACCGGTCCATCCAATTGACCGGCATGCACATTTACATGTCCATCCGGACTTACGAAGTGAAGAGAACTTCCTGAAACAACTCCACCGTCAAAAGAAATACTTGCCTTGGATAAATAACTGCCATCAGGATTTTTGATTGAGGCTAATGTTTCAAAGCTTACTTGATCATGAGCTCTTATTTGACCAAGGATATTACTAATTGCCAGATTAGTACCCATCATGTTTTTTACACTTAAGCTTCCTTGCATTGCTTGCAACAAACCGGAATTCATCAAGTTGCTCGTGGCTAATGAGATTGAGCCAAGTTGCGCGCTTATCTGTGCAGTATTGGCTAGAGTCGCTGCTGTTAAATTAACGTTATTCAAAGCAGACAAAATGCCTGTATTAGTTATGGAGCTAGCTTGCATGGACAGATTGCCGGCACTGGCAATTGTTCCGGCGTTAACGATGCTGTTTAATGCGTTGAAGTTGAGACTGAAGTTACTGACCAGCGAGCTCATGTCCAAATTCAATCCGGCAATACCGCCTTGCGGCAAGATTGATGTAATTAATGCGCCGGCATTGTTCAAAATGTTATTGGCGTTGAAGTTGCCGACGGTAATGTTTGGATTTGTCGAGTAGGCGTAGATATTGCCACTGTTGGTTAAGTCGCCTGCAAGATTTAAGTGCCCGCCCAGGTTGGCAAAGTCAATCACCAAAGTTTGGTTAGGATTGACGACAATGCTTGAAGCAGCAGCGGCACCTGCTGCATTTAATACAACCGGACTTGCCTGACTGGCGGCAGCGGCCGCAGTTGTTGCAGCGGCTTGGTCATTGGCAATCTGTACTTCGGGATTTGGAACGGCTTCCTGCGCCCAAAGTTGAACTGGGAAGACCAATTGAATTCCCAGAAGAAGACTTAGGATGCTGCCGCAATTAACCCTAATCATTTAGCTGATTTACCTGAAATCGGTTCCAAAATCAGAGGACCTTTGGTAGCTAGAACGTAAGCCAGTTACAAGACAAAGAAAGACGGGGCAACTTGCCCCCTCTACATGGCTTACCTTCGCTTCCGACTCAGGTAACGGCCGTCTCTAGCTCCAAACTTTTTATGCCCGTCAGAGGGAGAAATTAAACTTCAAGTGAAGAACAGGTTTTATTTATCTATTTATGCGGCTCAAAGATTTTTGCCGTCCTAAAACCCCACCCCTGTTTGCATTTCAAGTCTTTTCGCCAAGACAATTCATGTCGAGCAAGCCCAAGCTCAAAAAACAGCCGAAAAATTCAACTAGATGTTGAGAGACTCCTTATATATATCCCTCTGCCCATCGGCGTCTTAGCATTTTCAAGCAGTTAGAATTGAGCCACTGCCAAAGGCAATTTTTGGCGGTATTTCACGAGGAATTCAGAACGATGACCTGGATTAAGACCATCCCCATGACTGAGGCAACGCCTGAGCTGGGACAAGCAATTGAAGGACAGATGAAAATGTATCCTCCGGAATACATGACCCCTGTCGAAAGCTTGATGACTCACGAACAACAAGATGCGGGACCGGCAATTATCATGGCGCACAGCCTCTTGCCGAATACTCTGTATCACACGTTTGCTACATTCGGTACTCTCTTATCGCCGGATTTGCCACTTAGCCGTAAGCAACACGAGATGATTGCATCAACGGTTTCATCTCTTAATGCCTGTCATTATTGAATAGAGTCGCACGTAGAATTTCTACGTCGAGTGACTCTGGATGAGTCGCTATCAAACGCAATCAAGAAAGACTACAAAACCGCTGATCTCTCCAAAGAAGATCGCGCCATGCTCGAGTACGTCGAAAAGATTACCTTGAGCCCGGCCAAAATTCAGCGCGAGGATGTCGAGAAGCTGAGAAACTTTGGCTTTGATGACACAGCTATATTACAAATCAACCTCATTGCTTCCTGGTTTAACTACATAAACAGGGTTGCCGATGGGCTTGGTGTTGGTCGTCCTTAAGCTTTTCTTGACAAAACTACTATTGGCTAAAAGACCGGTTAAGATTGCCTTGATCGGTCCCAGAACTGGCACGCTCGTGCCTGGAGGAAACGTAAATGGCTGAAGTTGTAGTCACAAGCAAAGCGCAAAAATACCAACAAGAAATCAAAGTTGGCAAACATACATTCCAATCAGACATCACCGTTGAATCCGGCGGGCAAGATACGGCTCCTGGTCCGCATGAATTGCTTTTAGGCGCACTAGGTTCATGCACTTCCGTCACTGTGCAAATGTTTGCAGAGCGCCGCGGCTGGGATCTCAAATCCGTCTCGGTCAAACTGACAGAAGAGAAGATTGACGATCCAAATAATCCGGGAGTCAAAATCCCAAAAATCGTCCGCAATATTGAAGTGTCCGGCAACCTCACGGGCGAACAGCTGGACAGCTTGAAAGCAATTGCCGACAAGTGTCAGATTCACAAACTTCTGACTGGACCAAAAGAAATAATTACCGACTTGAAGAGCACTCAACCGGTTAGCTAATTTCTTCCGTTTTCAGCCACCTAGCTGTTTCAAACGCAACCTCAATTCATGTTCTTCCTGCAGGCGTTTCTTGCTTTGAGCGATTTCTGCCAGCAATTTCACACCGTCACGTGAATTGTAATTTTGCAAAACAGCTGTCGCAGCTTTTGCTTGGGCGTCATCTATCCGTCCGGCTTTAAAATCAATTTGCGCCTGAGACAGCAATGCTTCATTGTCTACTTTTGCCGGTTCTGTTTTTGTTACCAGAGCCAAAGTGTCTTCGTCGACAACACTAGATACAGTCCGCTCGATCGAACCCTTTTTACCGCACCAGACTCTGTGCAAGGCAATAATGAACTGTCCGTTGCTGTTTTCATCAGCAAAGCCTGCCAGATCAACGCTTATGTCATAGAACCTATCAAGCAATGCTTCAGCATCGGCATATTTACCTTTGTCGACTAGCACATTGACTAAATTAGCAACTTTGGCCGCGTCCGAATCGGGTTTAAATCCAAGGACATATTTGTCGTCTGGTCCAACCTTGGCGGAACGATCAACCAAAATCTTGAAAATGTGATCAGCTCTTGCTTCTAACGCATCAGACTGTGTTTGTTTGTTTTGCCGCGCCAAAAACGAGGAGTAGTCCCACATCAAATTAGCCTGATCAAAAAGCACTAGATCCGTTCTTTTGTCTTCAGGAATACTCTGCTGACCGGCATCAGCATCAATTGCCAATTGATAGAAGAGTTGCGCTTGTTCTTTATTGTTGAGTGATTCATACGCGCGAGCCAATTTGCGCAGACAATTAATGGTTGTGTCAGGCGACATGCTCTGTTGCATGACAGCAGCGCGCAATAGATAATCAATTGCTTCTTTGTATTTCTTTTGATCGATATAGCAATCGGCAATTTCAATTAGAACGTGCGCTAATTTCAAATGACGCTTCTTATCAATTGTTTCTTTGATTTCCAATAAAGTAGTTAGAGGGAAAATCGCCTTGTCCGCCTTGCCGTCATAGCGATATAGCTTCCCTAAAGCTGACAAACACCGGCTTTCCAGATACTGCTCATGTGATCCTGAGGAGGAATTTTCAATTCGCTTCAACTCTTCTTCAAGAAGACCCTCGGCTTTTTCTACATGACCTCCATCAAGCGACTGGCAAAGCCGCGCCTGGCATTCAAGCCATTGGCGCTCTTGAGAATCGTTAAATGTACAACTGGTGACGCTTGCAGTGACAAGCGCTATCATAACTGCTGAAGTCAGGTATTTCATTTTTACTCGTCTTTGTTCACTTGGCTTTTCTGCGACGCCTTGTATTCTACAAGCATTTTGGAAACAACCAATTGTCAACTATCAAGCTTGATCTAAGCAAAATAGAGTCTTACCTTACGACAAGCATTGTCGGACGGTCCAAAGCTAATGAACTTTGGCCGGAAATCGACTCAACCAATACTCGCGCTACACAGCTGGCGAAAGACAATGCGCCTTCAGGCACTATTGTGCTTGCCCGCAAACAAACGGCCGGTCGCGGGCGGCAAGGAAAAATCTGGCAATCGCCGCAAGATGCAGGCATTTACGCTAGTTTTCTACTTAGACCAACGTGCGCCAAAGAGGATATTCCGCTCTACACGTTAGCCCTGGGAGTAGCCGCCAGTCGCGCAATTTTGAGTGTTACCGGAGTGGAAGTCGGACTTAAATGGGTTAATGATTTGGTTGTCGGACAAAAAAAGCTCGGCGGCATATTGGCTGAACTTATAAGTTCCGATTCGCCGGCTCTAATTTTAGGCATTGGCGTCAATCTTGAATTGCAAAAAAAGGACATTCCTGAAGAACTTATAAATCACATAGAGTGGCTGACTAACATTACCGGATCACCTGTTGATCCAAATCACTTAATTGCGGAATTGGCGCAAAATTTAGAGGAAGTCTCCAACATTATTTCGGACGGAAACAAGTCACAAATCTTGGATGCTTGGCGGACGCACTCGGTGACGCTGGGCAAAGAGGTGCAAGTCATTTCTGCCGCCGGTAATAAAACAGGCACCGCTCTCGATATAGACGAAAGCGGCGCCTTAATTGTTCAAACTGTAAGCGGCGAGCGTTTAACTCTTCATGCCGGCGAGATAAGCATTCGCAATCTCGACGGCTCCTACTCGTAGGGGCGCATTGCATGCGCCCGTTAGTAGTGAATTATCGAGAATATCTCGACACCTTTTGGCAAATTATTTCTACCGCTGAGGAAATCCAATTCAACTAAGAAGCTCATGCCTGCTACTTTTGCGCCAATCTTTTCGACTAGCTGGCAAGCTGCATGCGCAGTGCCGCCGGTTGCGAGCAAGTCATCAATGATGAGCACCCGCTTGTCTTTTTCAGCAGCGTCAACATGTATTTCCAATGTGTTGGAGCCATACTCCAAATCATAGGAAATCTTCTCAACGGTGTGCGGAAGTTTGCCTGGTTTACGAATTGGAATAAAACCAATGCCCAATTTGTGTGCTACAGCCGGAGCCAGAATAAAGCCACGGGCCTCGATTCCGGCGATATAATCCGGCTTTAAGCCACGTGCATTTTCCGTCAACGCTTCAACGACAAAATTGAAAGCCTCGTGATCATTGAGCAGTGTCGTCAGATCCTTGAAGATAATTCCCTTTTTGGGGAAATCCGGAATGTCACGAATTTTGCTCTTGAGCCAATCTACTTTGTTCTGGTTGATCATAGTGCCCGAAGTCATCGGTCCTCCTCGCATTTTCTTTGTGTAGTTCTACTTTGTTTAGCGCAAGCGCTTGTTGAATCTCTTTAAATTCGCTGTCCTTCAGCCAGTTTCTAAATTCGTAGACTTCCTTTAGAGAACTAGCTAAATGGCGAAACTCCGCAATATTTTCCGGCTTTTCTTCCGGCTCACCGGTGATATCCAGATAGATAACGCC contains these protein-coding regions:
- a CDS encoding OsmC family protein, which codes for MAEVVVTSKAQKYQQEIKVGKHTFQSDITVESGGQDTAPGPHELLLGALGSCTSVTVQMFAERRGWDLKSVSVKLTEEKIDDPNNPGVKIPKIVRNIEVSGNLTGEQLDSLKAIADKCQIHKLLTGPKEIITDLKSTQPVS
- a CDS encoding tetratricopeptide repeat protein, with translation MKYLTSAVMIALVTASVTSCTFNDSQERQWLECQARLCQSLDGGHVEKAEGLLEEELKRIENSSSGSHEQYLESRCLSALGKLYRYDGKADKAIFPLTTLLEIKETIDKKRHLKLAHVLIEIADCYIDQKKYKEAIDYLLRAAVMQQSMSPDTTINCLRKLARAYESLNNKEQAQLFYQLAIDADAGQQSIPEDKRTDLVLFDQANLMWDYSSFLARQNKQTQSDALEARADHIFKILVDRSAKVGPDDKYVLGFKPDSDAAKVANLVNVLVDKGKYADAEALLDRFYDISVDLAGFADENSNGQFIIALHRVWCGKKGSIERTVSSVVDEDTLALVTKTEPAKVDNEALLSQAQIDFKAGRIDDAQAKAATAVLQNYNSRDGVKLLAEIAQSKKRLQEEHELRLRLKQLGG
- a CDS encoding biotin--[acetyl-CoA-carboxylase] ligase, with the translated sequence MSTIKLDLSKIESYLTTSIVGRSKANELWPEIDSTNTRATQLAKDNAPSGTIVLARKQTAGRGRQGKIWQSPQDAGIYASFLLRPTCAKEDIPLYTLALGVAASRAILSVTGVEVGLKWVNDLVVGQKKLGGILAELISSDSPALILGIGVNLELQKKDIPEELINHIEWLTNITGSPVDPNHLIAELAQNLEEVSNIISDGNKSQILDAWRTHSVTLGKEVQVISAAGNKTGTALDIDESGALIVQTVSGERLTLHAGEISIRNLDGSYS
- a CDS encoding adenine phosphoribosyltransferase translates to MTSGTMINQNKVDWLKSKIRDIPDFPKKGIIFKDLTTLLNDHEAFNFVVEALTENARGLKPDYIAGIEARGFILAPAVAHKLGIGFIPIRKPGKLPHTVEKISYDLEYGSNTLEIHVDAAEKDKRVLIIDDLLATGGTAHAACQLVEKIGAKVAGMSFLVELDFLSGRNNLPKGVEIFSIIHY